A single region of the Acuticoccus sediminis genome encodes:
- the araD gene encoding L-ribulose-5-phosphate 4-epimerase AraD, translating to MTLDALKEQVRAANVETVARGLVISTFGNASGIDREAGRIAIKPSGVPYAELTADQIVITTLDGVPQDNRFKPSSDLATHVVLYRAFGGIGGVVHTHSTYATIFAQAGREIPCLGTTHADYFRGPVPVTRALRPDETGASYVEATGEVIVEAFRDRDPAEVPAALVQGHGPFVWGPTPQAAVQNAYLLEEIARMAYLTLTLAPGTGAITDHLRDRHYLRKHGAAATYGQ from the coding sequence ATGACCCTTGATGCGCTGAAAGAGCAGGTGCGCGCGGCCAACGTGGAAACGGTCGCCCGCGGCCTCGTCATCTCCACCTTCGGAAACGCGAGCGGGATCGACCGCGAGGCCGGGCGTATCGCCATCAAGCCGAGCGGTGTCCCCTATGCCGAGCTGACGGCCGACCAGATCGTCATCACGACGCTGGACGGGGTGCCGCAGGACAACCGCTTCAAGCCGTCCTCCGACCTTGCCACCCACGTCGTCCTCTACCGGGCGTTCGGCGGGATCGGCGGCGTCGTCCACACCCATTCCACCTACGCCACCATCTTCGCCCAGGCCGGACGGGAGATCCCCTGCCTCGGCACCACCCACGCGGACTACTTCCGCGGGCCCGTCCCCGTGACCCGGGCACTGCGGCCGGACGAGACCGGCGCCTCCTACGTGGAGGCGACGGGCGAGGTCATCGTCGAGGCCTTCCGGGACCGCGACCCGGCCGAGGTGCCGGCGGCGCTCGTCCAGGGGCACGGGCCGTTCGTATGGGGGCCGACACCGCAGGCGGCGGTACAGAACGCCTATCTCCTCGAGGAGATCGCCCGCATGGCCTACCTGACGCTGACGCTGGCCCCGGGCACCGGGGCCATCACCGACCACCTGCGCGACCGGCACTACCTGCGCAAGCACGGTGCCGCAGCGACCTACGGGCAATAA
- a CDS encoding tetratricopeptide repeat-containing sulfotransferase family protein, with protein MSAGMSLDRTLSKARRLAKTGDYLAAHALYRDVLARHSTNARAREGLRALAEPAPLDAEGERKAVAAALSRIAGLTASGHLAEALRLAEPLARRHPGEVRVQYALGAILSALGRWEPAAAAFAAAVGRQPTFIPALAKLAAALTRLRRHEEAVICYRQVVGFDPQDADAQRNLGNALSAARRHEEALAAFDAVVALRPGDAEALRQRGVARGQVGRYADAIADFDAAVAIAPGDTALQVERGNILRDVRRHDEALDAYAAAVAHGSRAHLAYNAMGVALGDLGRTEDAVAAFHSAIALKPRYVQAHANLATWTRYDRDHPHIDEMTALLALEDDPVGRMYLDFALGKAFDDTGDTDRAFAHFTAGNRARRARAPYDRASMAATFATIRAVFDRGPLPAWSGPTDDGPLPVFVVGMPRSGSSLTEQILCAHSGVDGVGEADAFPRAVRPLLDAVKAGTVGQGVLGEVRARYRRAIGEYRTGAPVIVDKYLANTRWLGFIAAVFPEAPVIAMSRDPAATCWSIYRKLFASSGNNYAYDLADLAHYHRLDTAMLERWRALLPGLVLDVGYERLTREPEASTRELLGHCGLAYEPRCLEFHTLERAVSTASAGQVRRRIYTGSSDDWRRYEAHLGPLIDALRA; from the coding sequence TTGTCCGCTGGCATGTCGCTCGACCGCACGCTGTCCAAGGCGCGCCGGCTGGCGAAAACCGGAGACTACCTCGCCGCGCACGCGCTCTACCGCGACGTGCTGGCGCGCCACTCCACCAACGCGCGCGCCCGTGAGGGGCTGCGGGCCCTCGCCGAGCCGGCGCCCCTCGACGCGGAGGGCGAGCGCAAGGCGGTGGCGGCGGCGCTGTCGCGCATCGCCGGGCTTACCGCGAGCGGGCACCTCGCGGAGGCGCTGCGTCTGGCCGAGCCGCTGGCGCGCCGCCATCCGGGCGAGGTGAGAGTGCAGTATGCGCTCGGCGCCATCCTCTCGGCGCTCGGCCGGTGGGAGCCCGCGGCGGCCGCCTTCGCCGCCGCCGTCGGCCGGCAACCGACCTTCATCCCCGCCCTCGCCAAGCTCGCTGCCGCCCTGACGCGCCTGCGGCGTCACGAGGAGGCGGTGATATGCTACCGCCAGGTGGTCGGCTTCGACCCGCAGGATGCGGACGCGCAGCGCAATCTCGGCAACGCCCTCTCCGCGGCGAGGCGCCACGAGGAGGCGCTGGCCGCCTTCGACGCCGTGGTCGCGCTGCGGCCCGGAGACGCCGAGGCGCTGCGGCAGCGGGGGGTGGCGCGCGGTCAGGTCGGACGTTACGCGGACGCGATTGCCGACTTCGATGCGGCCGTCGCCATCGCGCCGGGGGACACCGCCCTGCAGGTCGAGCGCGGCAACATCCTGCGGGACGTGCGGCGGCACGACGAGGCGCTCGATGCCTACGCCGCGGCCGTCGCGCACGGTTCCCGCGCCCATCTGGCGTACAACGCGATGGGCGTCGCCCTCGGCGACCTCGGCCGTACAGAAGACGCGGTGGCCGCCTTCCACTCCGCCATCGCCCTGAAGCCGCGCTACGTCCAGGCCCACGCGAACCTCGCGACGTGGACGCGCTACGACCGGGACCATCCGCATATCGACGAGATGACGGCGCTGCTCGCGCTGGAGGACGACCCCGTCGGCCGCATGTACCTCGACTTCGCGCTCGGCAAGGCGTTCGACGACACCGGTGACACCGACCGCGCCTTCGCGCATTTCACGGCCGGGAACCGGGCGCGGCGGGCGCGCGCGCCATACGACCGGGCGAGTATGGCGGCGACCTTCGCGACCATCCGCGCGGTCTTCGATCGCGGGCCGCTGCCAGCATGGAGCGGGCCGACGGACGACGGCCCGCTGCCGGTCTTCGTCGTCGGCATGCCGCGCTCGGGGTCGAGCCTGACCGAGCAGATCCTCTGTGCCCACTCCGGCGTCGACGGCGTCGGCGAGGCGGACGCCTTTCCGCGCGCCGTACGGCCTCTGCTGGACGCCGTCAAGGCCGGGACGGTGGGGCAGGGGGTGCTCGGCGAGGTGCGCGCGCGCTACCGACGGGCGATCGGCGAGTATCGGACCGGCGCGCCGGTGATCGTCGACAAGTATCTCGCGAACACACGGTGGCTTGGCTTCATCGCCGCCGTCTTCCCGGAGGCGCCGGTGATCGCCATGTCGCGCGACCCGGCGGCGACGTGCTGGTCGATCTACAGGAAGCTGTTCGCCTCCTCCGGCAACAACTACGCCTACGACCTTGCCGACCTCGCCCACTATCACCGGCTCGACACGGCGATGCTTGAGCGATGGCGCGCACTCCTCCCGGGCCTGGTCCTCGACGTCGGCTACGAGCGGCTGACCCGAGAGCCGGAGGCGTCGACACGCGAGCTCCTCGGCCATTGCGGCCTCGCCTACGAGCCGCGGTGCCTGGAGTTCCATACCCTGGAGCGCGCGGTCTCGACGGCCAGCGCCGGGCAGGTGCGCCGCAGGATCTACACCGGCAGCTCCGACGACTGGCGCCGCTACGAGGCGCACCTCGGCCCGCTGATCGACGCGCTGAGGGCCTAG
- a CDS encoding ribulokinase, whose amino-acid sequence MAIVAGVDFGTLSVRVTLMETSGEHLGTAVAPYPLHTSPADPYRATQSHADHMEALATATRAAVADAGIDGRDVAAIACDTTGSSVIPVDENLEPVGEYYLWCDHRAHREAAEITEVFRASGHEAIDWCGGVYSHEWGYAKLLHFLRHDPEAGRMASAFEHCDMVAATLAGVTRPADAVRSVCALGHKWMWNPKWGGLPPEELLAKVDPRLAGINDRLAGEVATSDRIAGHLSAEWAERLGLAAGIPIPVGAFDAHWDAVGSGCRMGDIVNVVGTSTCIIALGPRDSGTIPGLCGLVPGSVHPAHMGVEAGQSATGDVFDAIARRAGRSLADLGEEVVSYRAAQTGLLRVPWDNGDRTVLVRPDLGGVTMGWTLSSTAADELFAAIEGMALHVRVIVDRMGEGGVPSERIINAGGVPQRSETLNQVYANALGRDILVPTRSPVGVGSCVFAGLAAGAFDSIEAGQDALCPPMRRFAPDPAAVAVYDELFAIFRDVYFALGEGRSADLGRVLPTLHRLRAPH is encoded by the coding sequence ATGGCCATCGTCGCCGGCGTCGACTTCGGCACCCTGAGCGTCCGCGTCACCCTGATGGAGACGTCGGGCGAGCATCTCGGCACCGCCGTCGCGCCCTATCCGCTCCATACCAGCCCCGCCGATCCCTATCGCGCCACCCAGTCCCACGCGGACCACATGGAGGCGCTCGCGACGGCGACGCGCGCGGCGGTGGCCGACGCGGGCATCGACGGGCGCGACGTCGCAGCGATCGCCTGCGACACGACCGGGTCGAGCGTCATCCCGGTGGACGAGAATCTCGAGCCGGTGGGCGAGTACTATCTGTGGTGCGACCACCGCGCCCACCGCGAGGCGGCCGAGATCACCGAGGTGTTCCGCGCCTCCGGGCACGAGGCGATCGACTGGTGCGGCGGCGTCTACTCGCACGAATGGGGCTACGCCAAGCTCCTCCACTTCCTGCGCCACGACCCCGAGGCAGGCCGCATGGCCTCCGCCTTCGAGCACTGCGACATGGTCGCCGCGACGCTCGCCGGCGTGACGCGCCCGGCCGACGCCGTCCGCTCGGTCTGCGCGCTCGGCCACAAGTGGATGTGGAACCCCAAGTGGGGCGGGCTCCCGCCGGAGGAACTCCTCGCCAAGGTCGACCCGCGCCTTGCCGGCATCAACGACCGCCTTGCGGGCGAGGTCGCGACGTCGGACCGGATCGCCGGGCACCTGTCGGCCGAGTGGGCCGAGCGGCTGGGGCTCGCGGCGGGGATTCCGATCCCGGTCGGCGCGTTCGACGCACATTGGGACGCCGTCGGCTCCGGCTGCCGGATGGGCGACATCGTCAACGTCGTGGGCACGTCCACCTGCATCATCGCGCTGGGACCGAGGGACAGCGGGACCATCCCGGGCCTGTGCGGTCTCGTCCCCGGCAGCGTTCACCCGGCGCACATGGGCGTGGAGGCCGGGCAGTCGGCCACCGGCGACGTGTTCGACGCCATCGCGCGGCGCGCGGGCCGCTCGCTTGCCGACCTCGGCGAGGAGGTCGTGTCCTATCGTGCGGCGCAGACGGGCCTCCTGCGCGTGCCGTGGGACAACGGCGACCGGACCGTGCTGGTGCGTCCGGACCTCGGCGGCGTGACGATGGGCTGGACGCTGAGCTCGACCGCGGCGGACGAGCTCTTCGCGGCGATCGAGGGGATGGCGCTCCACGTGCGCGTCATCGTCGACCGCATGGGCGAGGGGGGCGTGCCGTCGGAGCGGATCATCAACGCCGGGGGCGTGCCGCAGCGCAGCGAGACGCTGAACCAGGTCTACGCCAACGCCCTCGGCCGGGACATCCTCGTGCCGACGCGCTCGCCGGTCGGGGTGGGGTCCTGCGTCTTTGCGGGTCTCGCCGCCGGGGCGTTCGACAGCATCGAGGCCGGTCAGGACGCGCTCTGCCCGCCGATGCGCCGTTTCGCGCCCGATCCTGCCGCCGTCGCGGTCTACGACGAGCTCTTCGCGATCTTCCGCGACGTCTACTTCGCCCTCGGCGAGGGCCGTTCCGCCGACCTCGGGCGCGTACTGCCGACCCTGCACCGGCTGCGCGCGCCGCACTGA
- a CDS encoding amino acid ABC transporter permease → MSDVAAPPAPSILEVVRRRYFSSVGNTLLTVVSLALLGTILWKVLDWAVFTAVFSTSGGPEACRGADGACWSVIGARWRLIFFGLYPYEEHWRSGLACLVVVVMTVLSCMPRFWSMKAISVIWIGGFAVFYVLMKGGVLGLVRVDEQNWGGLALTVFIFVTTVIIGMPLSLAWALLRRSELKVVSRVTAVIIDSVRSLPLVSILFTFAIVLPFVLPDWLTGDKLYRAIIGSALFFSAYQAEIIRGGFQGVPKGQEEAAKALGLGYWLRIGKILLPQAFKNALPATINQFVITFKETSLFIIIGFFEVLASGNAAYGTGDWTFAYVEVYVFIAAIYFAFVFSLSRYGAFLERRMDAGDRR, encoded by the coding sequence ATGAGCGACGTCGCAGCCCCGCCCGCCCCCTCCATTCTGGAGGTGGTGCGCCGGCGCTATTTCTCCTCCGTCGGCAACACGCTCCTGACGGTGGTCTCGCTCGCCCTCCTCGGCACGATCCTCTGGAAGGTGCTCGACTGGGCGGTCTTCACCGCCGTCTTCTCGACCAGCGGCGGACCGGAGGCGTGCCGCGGCGCGGACGGTGCCTGCTGGTCCGTGATCGGCGCGCGCTGGCGGCTCATCTTCTTCGGCCTCTACCCCTACGAGGAGCACTGGCGGTCCGGGCTCGCCTGCCTCGTCGTCGTCGTCATGACGGTGCTGAGCTGCATGCCGCGCTTCTGGAGCATGAAGGCCATCTCCGTCATCTGGATCGGCGGCTTCGCGGTCTTCTACGTGTTGATGAAGGGCGGCGTGCTCGGTCTCGTCCGGGTCGACGAGCAGAACTGGGGCGGCCTCGCCCTCACCGTCTTCATCTTCGTGACGACGGTGATCATAGGCATGCCGCTCTCCCTCGCCTGGGCGCTGCTGCGCCGCTCGGAGCTGAAGGTCGTCTCCCGTGTCACCGCGGTGATCATCGACTCGGTGCGCTCGCTGCCGCTGGTGTCGATCCTCTTCACCTTCGCCATCGTCCTGCCGTTCGTGCTGCCGGACTGGCTGACGGGGGACAAGCTCTACCGGGCGATCATCGGCTCCGCGCTCTTCTTCTCGGCCTACCAGGCGGAGATCATCCGCGGCGGGTTCCAGGGCGTGCCGAAGGGGCAGGAGGAGGCGGCCAAGGCGCTCGGCCTCGGCTACTGGCTGCGGATTGGCAAGATCCTCCTGCCGCAGGCCTTCAAGAACGCGCTGCCGGCGACGATCAACCAGTTCGTCATCACCTTCAAGGAAACCTCGCTCTTCATCATCATCGGCTTCTTCGAGGTGCTCGCGTCCGGCAACGCGGCCTACGGCACGGGTGACTGGACCTTCGCCTACGTCGAGGTCTACGTCTTCATCGCCGCGATCTACTTCGCGTTCGTCTTCAGCCTGTCGCGCTACGGCGCGTTCCTCGAGCGCCGCATGGACGCCGGCGACCGGCGCTGA
- a CDS encoding ABC transporter substrate-binding protein: MRTLTKLLATTALAAMVATGAAAQDKELKSIGISVGLLGNPFFVATIKGIEDRAKEINPDVQVTSVSADYDLNKQVSQIDNFIAAGVDIIMLNAVDAKAIGPAVKRAQNAGITVAAFDVSAPGADVTVMTDNVAAGRKACQYIIDEIGEEGNVIIINGPASSSILDRVQGCKEVFDEHGGINVLSDDQNGQGSREGGLAVMQGLLTRYDDIDAVFAINDPTAIGAQLAAKQLGRSEFIITAVDGAPDIEKELQSDSSLIKASASQDPYVMAGEALKMGYDAFQGKAPAEDTVLLDPELITAGNLEGYKGWTAPR, from the coding sequence ATGCGTACTTTGACCAAGCTGCTCGCCACCACCGCGCTCGCCGCGATGGTCGCCACCGGCGCCGCCGCACAGGACAAGGAGCTGAAGTCGATCGGCATCTCCGTCGGCCTGCTCGGCAACCCGTTCTTCGTCGCCACCATCAAGGGCATCGAGGACCGCGCCAAGGAGATCAATCCGGACGTGCAGGTGACGTCGGTCTCCGCCGACTACGACCTCAACAAGCAGGTCAGCCAGATCGACAACTTCATCGCCGCGGGCGTCGACATCATCATGCTGAACGCGGTCGATGCGAAGGCGATCGGTCCGGCCGTGAAGCGCGCGCAGAACGCCGGCATCACCGTCGCCGCGTTCGACGTGTCGGCCCCGGGCGCGGACGTCACCGTGATGACCGACAACGTCGCCGCCGGGCGCAAGGCGTGCCAGTACATCATCGACGAGATCGGCGAGGAGGGGAACGTCATCATCATCAACGGTCCGGCCTCGTCCTCGATCCTCGACCGCGTCCAGGGCTGCAAGGAGGTGTTCGACGAGCACGGCGGCATCAACGTCCTCTCCGACGACCAGAACGGCCAGGGCTCGCGCGAGGGCGGCCTCGCGGTGATGCAGGGCCTCCTGACCCGCTACGACGACATCGACGCGGTGTTCGCGATCAACGATCCGACCGCGATCGGCGCCCAGCTCGCCGCCAAGCAGCTCGGCCGCTCGGAGTTCATCATCACGGCGGTGGACGGCGCGCCGGACATCGAGAAGGAACTGCAGAGCGACTCCTCGCTCATCAAGGCCTCGGCCTCGCAGGATCCCTACGTGATGGCGGGCGAGGCGCTGAAGATGGGCTACGACGCGTTCCAGGGGAAGGCGCCGGCGGAGGACACGGTGCTCCTCGACCCCGAACTCATCACCGCCGGCAACCTCGAGGGCTACAAGGGCTGGACCGCCCCCCGCTGA